A genomic region of Rhodanobacter sp. contains the following coding sequences:
- the trmB gene encoding tRNA (guanosine(46)-N7)-methyltransferase TrmB: protein MSDTHDHDGAHDDAGHAHAMRRIRSFVLREGRMTPAQQRAFDEHWARFGIDYAGTAQDYAARFGRHAPLVMEIGFGNGEALGWASEHDPARDYLGIEVHGPGVGRLMNALAARDARNVRLYKHDAVEVLENEIPPGALAEARIWFPDPWHKKRHNKRRIIQPGFVALLASRMAPGGLLHLATDWQPYAEHMLETMEAAPDWHNAVAPGQYAEKPAWRIETHFERRGLKLGHGVWDLLYRRRDTRE from the coding sequence ATGAGCGACACGCACGACCACGACGGCGCACACGACGACGCCGGACACGCCCATGCGATGCGCCGCATCCGCAGCTTCGTGCTGCGCGAGGGCCGCATGACGCCGGCGCAGCAGCGCGCCTTCGACGAGCACTGGGCGCGCTTCGGCATCGACTACGCGGGCACCGCGCAGGACTACGCGGCACGCTTCGGGCGCCATGCGCCGCTGGTGATGGAAATCGGCTTCGGCAACGGCGAGGCGCTGGGCTGGGCCAGCGAACACGATCCCGCACGCGACTACCTCGGCATCGAAGTGCACGGCCCCGGCGTGGGCCGGCTGATGAACGCACTGGCCGCGCGCGATGCGCGCAACGTGCGCCTGTACAAGCACGACGCGGTCGAGGTGCTGGAAAACGAGATCCCGCCCGGCGCGCTGGCCGAGGCGCGCATCTGGTTCCCCGACCCTTGGCACAAGAAGCGCCATAACAAGCGCCGCATCATCCAGCCCGGCTTCGTCGCCCTGCTCGCCTCGCGCATGGCGCCCGGCGGCCTGCTGCACCTCGCCACCGACTGGCAGCCCTACGCCGAGCACATGCTGGAAACGATGGAAGCCGCGCCCGACTGGCACAACGCGGTGGCGCCCGGCCAGTACGCCGAGAAGCCGGCGTGGCGCATCGAAACCCATTTCGAACGGCGCGGCCTGAAGCTGGGGCACGGCGTGTGGGACCTGCTCTATCGGCGTCGCGACACGCGGGAGTGA
- the rimK gene encoding 30S ribosomal protein S6--L-glutamate ligase has protein sequence MKIAILSRNARLYSTQRLVDAARARGHVVRVLDPLRCYVRIAPGDVAIRYKGKPVRDLDAAIPRIGTQSTFYGTAVLRQLEMMGVYTPNSSDAVLRARDKLRSLQILAAQGIAMPVTVFGDNPDDTEDLLAMLGEPPHVIKLNEGSQGTGVVLAEKRSASQSVIEAFRGLYANFLVQEFIAEAKGCDLRCFVVGGKVVAAMQREASPGDFRANLHRGGSAVRIKPSAAEKQVAVQAAAALGLGVAGVDLLRSARGPLVLEVNASPGLEGIEAATGVDVAHAIVELLESQVRGTRAAHRRRTDRP, from the coding sequence ATGAAGATCGCCATCCTCTCGCGCAACGCGCGGCTGTATTCGACCCAGCGGCTGGTGGACGCGGCGCGCGCGCGCGGCCACGTGGTGCGCGTGCTCGATCCGTTGCGCTGCTACGTGCGCATCGCGCCCGGCGACGTGGCGATCCGCTACAAGGGCAAGCCGGTGCGCGACCTCGACGCGGCGATCCCGCGCATCGGCACGCAGAGCACCTTCTACGGCACCGCGGTGCTGCGCCAACTGGAGATGATGGGCGTGTATACGCCCAATTCCTCCGATGCCGTGCTGCGCGCGCGCGACAAGCTGCGCAGCCTGCAGATCCTCGCCGCGCAGGGCATTGCGATGCCGGTCACCGTGTTCGGCGACAACCCGGACGACACCGAGGATCTGCTCGCGATGCTGGGCGAGCCGCCGCACGTCATCAAGCTCAACGAAGGCAGCCAGGGCACCGGCGTGGTGCTGGCGGAAAAGCGCAGCGCTTCGCAGAGCGTGATCGAAGCCTTCCGCGGCCTGTACGCGAATTTCCTCGTGCAGGAATTCATCGCCGAGGCGAAAGGCTGCGACCTGCGTTGCTTCGTGGTCGGCGGCAAGGTGGTGGCGGCCATGCAGCGCGAAGCCAGCCCCGGCGATTTCCGCGCCAACCTGCACCGCGGCGGCAGCGCGGTGCGGATCAAGCCCAGCGCCGCGGAAAAGCAGGTCGCCGTGCAAGCCGCCGCTGCGTTGGGTCTGGGGGTTGCCGGCGTCGATCTGCTGCGCTCCGCGCGCGGCCCGCTGGTGCTGGAGGTGAATGCTTCGCCCGGATTGGAGGGCATCGAGGCGGCCACCGGCGTGGACGTGGCCCATGCCATCGTCGAACTGCTGGAATCGCAGGTCCGCGGTACGCGCGCTGCGCACCGCCGGCGCACGGACCGGCCGTGA
- a CDS encoding response regulator transcription factor produces MRVLVIEDNSDIATNIGDYLEDRGHVVDFAGDGVTGLHLAVVHDFDVIVLDLTLPGMDGLEVAKKLRHEAHKQTPILMLTARDALEQKLTGFESGADDYMTKPFALQELSARLEVLARRGKGPQSRVLKVADLTYNLDTLTVSRAGKAIQLNPIGLKLLQALMEASPSVVTRQDLEQKVWGEELPDSDSLRVHIHGLRAAIDKPFDKPLIHTRHGIGYRMVEPDAVQA; encoded by the coding sequence ATGCGTGTACTGGTGATCGAAGACAACAGCGATATCGCGACCAACATCGGCGACTATCTGGAAGACCGCGGCCACGTGGTGGATTTCGCCGGCGACGGCGTCACCGGCCTGCATCTGGCGGTGGTGCACGATTTCGACGTGATCGTGCTCGACCTCACGCTGCCCGGCATGGACGGCCTGGAGGTGGCGAAGAAGCTGCGCCACGAAGCGCACAAGCAGACGCCGATCCTGATGCTCACCGCGCGCGATGCGCTGGAGCAGAAGCTCACCGGCTTCGAGTCCGGCGCCGACGACTACATGACCAAGCCGTTCGCGCTGCAGGAGCTGTCCGCGCGGCTGGAAGTGCTGGCGCGCCGCGGCAAGGGTCCGCAGAGCCGCGTGCTCAAGGTGGCCGACCTTACCTACAACCTCGACACGCTCACCGTGAGCCGCGCCGGCAAGGCCATCCAGCTCAACCCGATCGGCCTCAAGCTGCTGCAGGCGTTGATGGAAGCCAGCCCCTCGGTGGTGACGCGGCAGGACCTGGAGCAGAAGGTGTGGGGCGAGGAACTGCCCGACTCCGACTCCCTGCGCGTGCACATCCACGGCCTGCGCGCGGCCATCGACAAGCCTTTCGACAAGCCGCTGATCCACACGCGGCACGGCATCGGCTATCGCATGGTCGAGCCTGACGCAGTCCAGGCTTGA
- the yedA gene encoding drug/metabolite exporter YedA translates to MRYRIARTSSIMCAVAVPRGDALLPDHPMNPATVATAANHRVRLLLPLSLLALYLIWGSTYLAIHFALESWPPFLLEGTRLLAAGLLLFGGLRLRGVALPTPRQWRNAAITGVLLLGIGNGLRSVAEKHVGSGVTAVALASMPLFAALFGIGFGHKPNRLEAWGLACGFAGVAMLNFGSSLSGSHIAALALLLGAASWAFGSVWSKQQDMPSGSMNTAIQMLCAGSAQYLVGFGCGERLPAHPTLRAGAAMIYLVLFGSLIGFSAFVYALKHARPALATSYAYVNPPVAVLLGVLLAGERMSAFEVIGMTIILLGVAVIALAHRQESLSG, encoded by the coding sequence ATGCGCTACCGCATCGCCCGCACCTCGTCCATCATGTGCGCCGTCGCCGTGCCCCGCGGCGACGCCCTCTTGCCGGACCACCCCATGAATCCAGCCACCGTCGCCACCGCGGCGAACCACCGCGTCCGCCTGTTGCTGCCGCTGAGCCTGCTGGCGCTGTACCTGATCTGGGGCTCGACCTATCTGGCCATCCACTTTGCGCTGGAGAGCTGGCCGCCGTTCCTGCTGGAGGGCACGCGCCTGCTGGCCGCCGGCCTGCTGCTGTTCGGCGGCCTGCGCCTGCGCGGCGTGGCGCTGCCCACGCCGCGGCAGTGGCGCAACGCGGCGATCACCGGCGTGCTGCTGCTCGGCATCGGCAACGGCCTGCGCAGCGTCGCCGAGAAACACGTGGGCTCGGGCGTCACCGCCGTGGCGCTGGCCAGCATGCCGCTGTTCGCCGCCCTGTTCGGCATCGGCTTCGGGCACAAGCCCAACCGGCTCGAAGCGTGGGGCCTCGCCTGCGGTTTCGCGGGCGTGGCCATGCTCAACTTCGGAAGCTCGCTATCCGGCTCGCACATCGCCGCGCTGGCGCTGCTGCTGGGCGCGGCCTCCTGGGCGTTCGGCTCGGTGTGGAGCAAGCAGCAGGACATGCCCAGCGGCTCGATGAACACCGCGATACAGATGCTGTGCGCCGGCTCGGCGCAGTACCTGGTGGGCTTCGGCTGCGGCGAGCGCCTGCCCGCGCATCCCACGCTGCGTGCCGGCGCGGCGATGATCTATCTGGTGCTGTTCGGCTCGCTGATCGGCTTCAGCGCCTTCGTCTACGCGCTCAAGCATGCGCGCCCCGCGCTTGCCACCAGCTATGCCTACGTGAATCCGCCGGTGGCGGTGCTGCTCGGCGTGCTGCTGGCCGGCGAACGCATGAGCGCATTCGAGGTCATCGGCATGACGATCATCCTGCTCGGCGTGGCGGTGATCGCGCTGGCGCACCGCCAGGAAAGCTTGAGCGGGTAG
- a CDS encoding serine/threonine protein kinase: MNAAPYASLTPDLVLDAVGACGLWPDGRLLTLNSYENRVWQVGVEDAPPVIAKFYRPGRWSDAAILEEHVFAQQLAADDVPMVAPMVFDGRSLLLHGGFRYALAPRHGGRAPALESREQLEWLGRLLARLHAVGARQPFAHRGTLDRATMIAQPMQAVLASSLLPAHLHGGYRNAAQRLDGAVAARLDAAGPVRNLRLHGDCHPGNILWTDAGPHFVDLDDARTGPAVQDLWMLASDDAAMQALLDGYTQLRDFDHAELALVPALRAMRQLHYAGWIAQRWHDPAFPAAFPFAAEARWWDEHIADLHELADALE; encoded by the coding sequence TTGAACGCCGCGCCCTACGCCAGCCTCACGCCCGATCTGGTGCTCGACGCCGTCGGCGCGTGCGGCCTGTGGCCGGATGGCCGCCTGCTCACGCTCAACAGCTACGAGAACCGCGTGTGGCAGGTCGGCGTCGAGGACGCGCCGCCGGTGATCGCCAAGTTCTACCGGCCCGGCCGCTGGAGCGACGCCGCCATCCTGGAGGAGCACGTCTTCGCGCAGCAACTGGCCGCGGACGACGTGCCGATGGTGGCGCCGATGGTGTTCGACGGCCGCAGTCTGCTGCTGCACGGCGGCTTCCGCTACGCGCTGGCGCCGCGGCACGGCGGCCGGGCGCCGGCGCTGGAGTCGCGCGAGCAACTCGAATGGCTGGGCCGCCTGCTCGCGCGCCTGCACGCGGTGGGCGCACGACAACCGTTCGCGCACCGCGGCACGCTGGACCGCGCCACGATGATCGCGCAGCCGATGCAGGCCGTGCTCGCCTCGTCCCTGCTGCCCGCGCACCTGCACGGCGGCTACCGCAACGCGGCGCAGCGGCTGGACGGCGCCGTGGCCGCGCGCCTCGACGCCGCCGGTCCGGTGCGCAATCTGCGCCTGCACGGCGACTGCCATCCCGGCAACATCCTGTGGACCGACGCCGGCCCGCACTTCGTCGATCTCGATGACGCGCGCACGGGTCCGGCGGTGCAGGACCTGTGGATGCTCGCCAGCGACGACGCGGCGATGCAGGCGCTGCTGGACGGCTACACCCAGCTGCGCGACTTCGACCACGCGGAACTCGCCCTGGTGCCCGCGCTGCGCGCCATGCGCCAGCTGCACTATGCCGGCTGGATCGCACAGCGCTGGCACGACCCCGCCTTCCCTGCCGCGTTCCCGTTCGCGGCCGAGGCGCGCTGGTGGGACGAACACATCGCCGACCTGCACGAACTGGCCGACGCGCTGGAATGA
- a CDS encoding SLC13 family permease produces MPLVLTPEMILVLGLVGFTMLMLVLEWIRADMVALLVVVVIGLTGVIPSEKVFNGFAGNAVIAIIAIMIMGEGLDRAGVLNLTAHMVMKLAKGMESRLGLVINLMASLFSAVIPSQALAALMIPVSSRLSARTGVPLSRLLLPMAFCILTATNTTLIANSPLIVLNDLIASANANLLPGAHTIPKFGLFSVTPAGLALAAVGIGYFYFFGRKLLPGHEDERLKVTPGRTESYFADTYGIAGETSELTVTAESPLVGMSIGEAEQLHDAPLILAIKSGNESRMAPPADLVIWVGSVLGVLGPREQLNQFANNQLCKLSTRMRQLGELFNPTRAGISEVVIPPVSRFIKHTVGDLRLRKRFGISVLAVNRGDHVMRDDVRAVMLRAGDTVVVHSTWRDLSLAAEDRDLVVVTDIPKEEQRPGKIWQAIGFFVLAKCLALFTNLDLSVAMMCGAVGMLLSGVLNMDEAYKAINWKTIFVTACLIPLGWSMDATGTAAWLAQYVLHYLGHASLWVLQATLAVLTLLFSQVMSNVGATVMMVPIAISVAVATGGNPSAFALIVAVSSSNTFLLSSGHPALMMVTGPGGYRGKDFLRVGAPLTLVMLVVTLVSINLLFR; encoded by the coding sequence ATGCCGCTCGTGCTCACCCCCGAAATGATCCTGGTGCTCGGGCTGGTGGGCTTCACCATGCTGATGCTGGTGCTGGAATGGATCCGCGCCGACATGGTGGCCTTGCTGGTGGTGGTGGTGATCGGCCTCACCGGCGTGATCCCCTCGGAGAAGGTGTTCAACGGTTTCGCCGGCAACGCCGTGATCGCGATCATCGCGATCATGATCATGGGCGAAGGGCTGGACCGCGCCGGCGTGCTCAACCTCACCGCGCACATGGTGATGAAGCTGGCCAAGGGCATGGAGTCGCGCCTCGGCCTGGTCATCAACCTGATGGCCAGCCTGTTCAGCGCGGTGATTCCCAGCCAGGCGCTGGCGGCGTTGATGATCCCGGTCTCCAGCCGCCTGTCCGCGCGCACCGGCGTGCCGCTGTCGCGGCTGCTGCTGCCGATGGCGTTCTGCATCCTCACCGCCACCAACACCACGCTGATCGCCAACTCGCCGCTGATCGTGCTGAACGACCTGATCGCCAGCGCGAACGCGAACCTGCTGCCCGGTGCGCACACCATCCCGAAGTTCGGCCTGTTCAGTGTGACGCCGGCCGGCCTCGCGCTGGCCGCGGTGGGCATCGGCTACTTCTATTTCTTCGGCCGCAAGCTGCTGCCCGGCCACGAGGACGAGCGCCTCAAGGTGACGCCCGGCCGCACCGAGAGCTACTTCGCCGACACCTACGGCATCGCCGGCGAGACGTCGGAACTCACCGTCACCGCGGAAAGTCCGCTGGTGGGCATGAGCATCGGCGAGGCCGAACAGTTGCACGACGCGCCGCTGATCCTCGCCATCAAGAGCGGCAACGAGTCGCGCATGGCGCCGCCGGCCGACCTGGTGATCTGGGTGGGCTCGGTGCTCGGCGTGCTGGGGCCGCGCGAACAGCTCAACCAGTTCGCCAACAACCAGCTGTGCAAGCTGTCCACGCGCATGCGCCAGCTGGGCGAACTGTTCAACCCCACGCGTGCGGGCATTTCCGAGGTGGTGATCCCGCCGGTGTCGCGCTTCATCAAGCACACCGTGGGCGACCTGCGCCTGCGCAAGCGCTTCGGCATCTCGGTGCTGGCGGTGAACCGCGGCGACCACGTGATGCGCGACGACGTGCGCGCGGTGATGCTGCGCGCGGGCGACACCGTGGTGGTGCACAGCACCTGGCGCGACCTCTCGCTGGCGGCGGAGGACCGCGACCTGGTGGTGGTCACCGACATCCCGAAGGAAGAGCAGCGCCCCGGCAAGATCTGGCAGGCGATCGGCTTCTTCGTGCTGGCCAAGTGCCTGGCGCTGTTCACCAACCTCGACCTCTCGGTGGCGATGATGTGCGGCGCCGTGGGCATGCTGCTCTCGGGCGTGCTGAACATGGACGAGGCGTACAAGGCAATCAACTGGAAGACCATCTTCGTCACCGCCTGCCTGATCCCGCTGGGCTGGTCGATGGACGCCACCGGCACCGCCGCGTGGCTTGCGCAGTACGTGCTGCACTACCTCGGCCACGCCTCGCTGTGGGTGCTGCAGGCCACGCTGGCGGTGCTCACCCTGCTGTTCTCGCAGGTGATGTCCAACGTGGGCGCCACGGTGATGATGGTGCCCATCGCGATCTCGGTGGCCGTGGCCACCGGCGGCAACCCGTCGGCCTTCGCGTTGATCGTGGCGGTGTCCTCCTCCAACACCTTCCTGCTCAGCTCCGGGCATCCGGCGCTGATGATGGTCACCGGCCCCGGCGGCTACCGCGGCAAGGATTTCCTGCGCGTGGGCGCGCCGCTGACCCTGGTGATGCTGGTGGTCACCCTGGTGTCGATCAACCTGCTGTTCCGCTGA
- a CDS encoding ATP-dependent zinc protease — MSDPANPSLIVLGWRERVALPQFGIARLKAKLDTGARSSALHVETLDSFMRDGAVWLSFTVRAAARHAAEVVRCEAPAVDRRAVTDTGGHRTERWFIRSEILLAGQRFETDINLTDRRHMLFPMLLGRSALRGRFAVDPASAHTQPRLPPMATDRP; from the coding sequence ATGAGCGATCCGGCCAATCCGAGTCTGATCGTGCTGGGCTGGCGCGAACGCGTGGCGCTGCCGCAGTTCGGCATCGCCCGGCTCAAGGCCAAGCTCGACACCGGCGCGCGCAGCAGCGCCCTGCATGTGGAAACGCTGGACAGCTTCATGCGCGACGGCGCGGTGTGGCTGAGCTTCACCGTGCGCGCCGCCGCCCGGCATGCGGCGGAGGTCGTGCGCTGCGAAGCGCCGGCGGTGGACCGGCGCGCGGTGACCGACACCGGCGGCCACCGCACCGAGCGCTGGTTCATCCGCAGCGAAATCCTGCTGGCCGGGCAGCGCTTCGAGACCGACATCAACCTGACCGACCGGCGGCACATGCTGTTCCCCATGCTGCTTGGCCGCAGCGCCCTGCGCGGGCGTTTCGCGGTCGACCCGGCCAGCGCCCACACCCAACCCAGACTGCCGCCTATGGCCACGGATCGCCCATGA
- the tviB gene encoding Vi polysaccharide biosynthesis UDP-N-acetylglucosamine C-6 dehydrogenase TviB, which translates to MRDIEQARLAVVGLGYVGLPLALEFGKQFDTLGFDIDAARVAQLRAGTDRTGETSATELAAASRLRYATELDALRECDVYIVTVPTPVDAHKRPDFTPLVRASAAIGSVLKRGDVVIYESTVYPGATEEICVPELERASGLRFNVDFGVGYSPERINPGDAQRRLPDIPKITSGSTPETAAFVDALYRRIIRAGTHLAPSLKVAEAAKVIENTQRDANIALINEFALIFHRLGIDTQDVLAAAGTKWNFLPFQPGLVGGHCIGVDPYYLIQKAQSTGYYPDILLACRRINDAMGQHVAAEVVRLMIAKGQAIRGSRVLVLGLTFKENCPDLRNTRVVDLVREFESVGAQVDVHDPWADAAETRAEYGLSLLPHWPEAGAYDAVVLAVAHRQFREREAGDVRALTNAQGVVYDIKGVLPHGAADGRL; encoded by the coding sequence ATGAGAGACATCGAACAGGCCAGGCTCGCCGTCGTCGGACTCGGCTACGTGGGCCTGCCGCTCGCGCTGGAGTTCGGCAAGCAGTTCGACACGCTGGGTTTCGACATCGACGCGGCGCGCGTGGCGCAGCTGCGCGCGGGCACGGACCGCACCGGCGAAACCAGCGCCACGGAACTCGCCGCCGCCTCGCGCCTGCGCTACGCCACCGAGCTCGACGCGCTGCGCGAGTGCGATGTCTACATCGTCACCGTGCCCACGCCGGTGGACGCGCACAAGCGCCCCGACTTCACCCCGCTGGTGCGCGCCAGCGCGGCGATCGGCAGCGTGCTCAAGCGCGGCGACGTGGTGATCTACGAATCCACCGTGTATCCCGGCGCCACCGAGGAAATCTGCGTGCCCGAACTGGAGCGCGCATCGGGCCTGCGCTTCAACGTGGACTTCGGCGTGGGCTACAGCCCCGAGCGCATCAATCCCGGCGACGCGCAGCGCCGCCTGCCCGACATCCCCAAGATCACCTCCGGCTCCACGCCGGAGACGGCGGCGTTCGTCGATGCGCTGTACCGGCGCATCATCCGCGCCGGCACGCACCTGGCGCCCAGCCTGAAGGTGGCCGAGGCGGCCAAGGTGATCGAGAACACGCAGCGCGACGCCAACATCGCGTTGATCAACGAGTTCGCGCTGATCTTCCACCGGCTCGGCATCGACACCCAGGACGTGCTGGCCGCAGCCGGCACCAAGTGGAATTTCCTGCCGTTCCAGCCCGGCCTGGTCGGCGGCCACTGCATCGGCGTCGATCCGTACTACCTGATCCAGAAAGCGCAATCGACCGGCTACTACCCGGACATCCTGCTCGCCTGCCGGCGCATCAACGACGCGATGGGGCAGCACGTCGCCGCCGAGGTGGTGCGGCTGATGATCGCGAAAGGGCAGGCGATACGCGGCAGCCGCGTGCTGGTGCTCGGGCTCACCTTCAAAGAGAACTGCCCCGACCTGCGCAACACCCGCGTGGTGGACCTCGTGCGCGAGTTCGAGTCGGTAGGCGCGCAGGTGGACGTGCACGATCCGTGGGCCGACGCGGCGGAGACCCGGGCGGAATACGGCCTGTCGCTGCTGCCGCACTGGCCGGAGGCCGGCGCCTACGACGCGGTGGTGCTGGCGGTGGCGCATCGCCAGTTCCGCGAGCGCGAGGCCGGCGACGTGCGCGCGCTGACGAACGCGCAGGGCGTGGTCTACGACATCAAGGGCGTGCTGCCGCACGGCGCGGCGGACGGCCGCCTGTAG
- a CDS encoding thiazole synthase, whose amino-acid sequence MNLKTPDATDPLVIAGTSYGSRLLTGTGKYKDFDETRAASQAAGAEIVTVAIRRVNIGQDADAPSLLDALPPDEFTLLPNTAGCYNAVDAVRTCKLARELLDGHKLVKLEVLGDQKTLFPDVVETLKAAEILVADGFDVMVYTSDDPILARKLEEIGCVAVMPLAAPIGSGLGIQNRYNLLEIVENAKVPIIVDAGVGTASDAAVAMELGCDGVLMNTAIAGAKDPVLMAHAMKLAIQAGRAAFKAGRIPRKRYASASSPIDGTIA is encoded by the coding sequence ATGAACCTCAAGACCCCCGACGCCACCGATCCGCTGGTCATCGCCGGCACCAGCTACGGCTCGCGCCTGCTCACCGGCACCGGCAAGTACAAGGATTTCGACGAGACGCGCGCCGCCTCGCAGGCTGCCGGCGCGGAGATCGTCACGGTGGCGATCCGCCGCGTGAACATCGGCCAGGACGCCGACGCGCCCAGCCTGCTCGACGCGCTGCCGCCCGACGAATTCACCCTGCTGCCGAACACCGCCGGCTGCTACAACGCGGTGGACGCGGTGCGCACCTGCAAGCTCGCGCGCGAACTGCTGGACGGCCACAAGCTGGTGAAGCTCGAAGTGCTGGGCGACCAGAAGACCCTGTTCCCCGACGTGGTCGAAACATTGAAGGCCGCCGAGATCCTCGTCGCCGACGGCTTCGACGTGATGGTCTACACCAGCGACGATCCGATCCTCGCCAGGAAGCTGGAGGAGATCGGCTGCGTGGCGGTGATGCCGCTGGCCGCGCCGATCGGCTCCGGCCTCGGCATCCAGAACCGCTACAACCTGCTGGAGATCGTCGAGAACGCCAAGGTGCCGATCATCGTCGACGCCGGTGTGGGCACCGCCTCCGACGCGGCGGTGGCGATGGAGCTGGGCTGCGACGGCGTGCTGATGAACACCGCCATCGCCGGCGCCAAGGACCCGGTGCTGATGGCGCACGCGATGAAGCTGGCGATCCAGGCCGGCCGCGCCGCGTTCAAGGCGGGCCGCATCCCGCGCAAGCGCTACGCCTCGGCGTCCAGCCCGATCGACGGCACCATCGCCTGA
- a CDS encoding Rieske (2Fe-2S) protein gives MDTISPASLLCRLDAIPDGGAIAVEDVAAAGGESVIVARRGDAVRAWLNICPHAGRRLDYAPGLFLLKDELLICAVHGASFDRNDGVCVAGPCRGERLLGLAVELRGDEVWLRARDAAG, from the coding sequence ATGGACACCATCTCCCCCGCTTCCCTTTTGTGCCGGCTGGATGCGATCCCCGATGGCGGCGCCATCGCGGTCGAGGACGTGGCCGCTGCCGGCGGCGAAAGCGTGATCGTCGCGCGCCGCGGCGACGCGGTGCGCGCCTGGCTCAACATCTGCCCGCACGCCGGCCGCCGGCTGGACTACGCGCCGGGCCTGTTCCTGCTCAAGGACGAGCTGCTGATCTGCGCCGTGCACGGCGCCAGCTTCGACCGCAACGATGGCGTGTGCGTGGCCGGCCCCTGCCGCGGCGAGCGCCTGCTCGGGCTGGCGGTGGAGCTGCGCGGCGACGAGGTGTGGCTGCGGGCGCGGGATGCGGCCGGCTGA
- a CDS encoding HAMP domain-containing sensor histidine kinase, giving the protein MQSRRKLRFRLVLSFALFGFGLSALFAVASLYVRAKVEDQLINASMQNDVDQAVDHAIAGEPFQSELIEGWVKSTRTLYKMPLAWQNLPTGVHDIYEMDASGKMRHYKLAVKRKDDIIGFTRYDISREDLGKRQLITSLIAVVVLFSLLSLAIGLWLSRKVLKPVTQLARRIRDFRKAGKAEPLAQHFADDEVGELAQALDDYSARLTAMVERDREFNSDVSHELRTPLAVIASTTELLQGSPDLTSKLAERLKRIERASRQATELIEALLLLSRAERRGPTRGETTEVAKVAADVIESQRPQVRGKPIEIELDAREPLSVNAPASVLSVALTNLIGNAIKYTLEGTVRVEVGAGRVEVVDTGPGIKPEDAEKLFQRGVRGEGAGGSGAGLGLAIVRRLCELYGWQVSMRPRTDTNGAIASIVFG; this is encoded by the coding sequence ATGCAGTCCCGCCGCAAGCTCCGCTTCCGCCTTGTCCTTTCCTTCGCGCTGTTCGGCTTCGGCCTCAGCGCGTTGTTTGCCGTGGCTTCGTTGTATGTGCGCGCGAAGGTGGAAGATCAGCTGATCAATGCCAGCATGCAGAACGACGTGGATCAGGCGGTTGACCACGCCATCGCTGGCGAACCCTTCCAATCCGAACTTATTGAGGGATGGGTCAAGAGCACCCGCACGCTCTACAAGATGCCGCTGGCTTGGCAGAATCTGCCTACCGGCGTCCACGACATCTACGAGATGGATGCCAGCGGCAAGATGCGCCATTACAAGCTGGCTGTGAAGCGCAAGGACGACATCATCGGCTTCACGCGATACGACATCAGCCGCGAGGATCTGGGCAAGCGCCAGTTGATCACCTCGCTGATCGCCGTGGTGGTGCTTTTCAGCCTGCTCTCGCTGGCCATCGGCCTGTGGTTGTCGCGCAAGGTGCTGAAACCGGTGACCCAGCTCGCACGGCGCATCCGCGATTTCCGCAAGGCCGGCAAGGCCGAGCCGCTGGCGCAGCATTTCGCCGACGACGAAGTGGGCGAGCTGGCGCAGGCGCTGGACGATTATTCGGCGCGGCTCACCGCGATGGTGGAGCGCGACCGCGAGTTCAACTCCGACGTCAGCCACGAGCTGCGCACGCCGCTGGCGGTGATCGCCAGCACCACCGAGTTGCTGCAGGGTTCGCCCGACCTCACGTCAAAGCTCGCCGAGCGCCTCAAGCGCATCGAGCGCGCCTCGCGCCAGGCCACCGAGCTGATCGAGGCGCTGCTGCTGCTGTCGCGCGCCGAGCGGCGCGGCCCCACACGCGGCGAGACTACGGAGGTGGCCAAGGTCGCCGCCGACGTGATCGAGAGCCAGCGCCCGCAGGTGCGCGGCAAGCCGATCGAGATCGAGTTGGATGCGCGCGAGCCGCTCAGCGTCAATGCGCCGGCCTCGGTGCTGTCGGTGGCGCTCACCAACCTGATCGGCAACGCGATCAAGTACACGCTGGAAGGCACCGTGCGCGTGGAAGTGGGCGCGGGCCGCGTCGAGGTGGTCGACACCGGCCCCGGCATCAAGCCGGAGGACGCCGAGAAGCTGTTCCAGCGCGGCGTGCGCGGCGAGGGCGCGGGCGGCAGCGGCGCAGGCCTGGGCCTCGCCATCGTGCGCCGGCTGTGCGAACTCTACGGCTGGCAAGTGTCGATGCGCCCGCGCACCGACACCAACGGCGCCATCGCCAGCATCGTGTTCGGCTGA
- the thiS gene encoding sulfur carrier protein ThiS has translation MQITLNGQPRDCAPSTTITQLLEAAGYGGRRVAVELNREIVPRSQHAGRTLDDGDQVEIVHAIGGG, from the coding sequence ATGCAGATCACGCTCAACGGCCAGCCGCGCGATTGCGCGCCCTCCACCACTATCACCCAGTTGCTCGAAGCCGCCGGCTACGGCGGCCGGCGCGTGGCCGTGGAGTTGAACCGCGAAATCGTGCCGCGCAGCCAGCACGCCGGCCGCACGCTCGACGACGGCGACCAGGTCGAGATCGTCCACGCCATCGGCGGCGGCTGA